The following are encoded together in the Rhizobium tumorigenes genome:
- a CDS encoding DEAD/DEAH box helicase, giving the protein MSEQIVTSLTQQGYSTPTPIQAEAIPLVLQGRDLVGLAQTGTGKTAAFGLPIIEMLMKDGKRPEHRSTRTLILAPTRELVNQIAASLKEYTRKTQLKIGLVVGGASINKQQMQMERGVDILVATPGRLLDLIARRALTLGHVSYLVLDEADQMLDLGFVHDLRKISKMVPAKRQTLLFSATMPKAIADLAADFLSNPARVEVSPPGKAADKVEQFVHFVSGQNHKTELLKESMNANPDGRAMVFLRTKHGAEKLMKHLEHVGFAAASIHGNKSQGQRERALKSFKDGETRVLVATDVAARGIDIPGVSHVYNYDLPEVPDAYVHRIGRTARAGRDGIAIAFCAPDEIRLLRDIERLMSIDIQVASGEAPADRARPARGGGGGNRSGAGGNRGGGQGQGRGAGSGAPRSDGRPARRPRPDGDFRSETRGDRPAVARENNRNADFRGQRTAERAPREIDNDLASTSDFRPAKAPQRPRPAGDNGAPRSRPPHGRPAHKAGETRGRPDGNNGQARKPAGGRPGPRREQA; this is encoded by the coding sequence TTGTCCGAACAGATTGTGACGTCTCTGACCCAACAGGGATATTCGACCCCTACCCCGATCCAGGCGGAAGCCATTCCGCTCGTTCTCCAGGGCCGTGACCTCGTCGGCCTCGCCCAGACCGGCACCGGCAAGACGGCCGCTTTCGGCCTGCCGATCATTGAAATGCTGATGAAGGACGGCAAGCGTCCCGAACACCGCAGCACCCGTACGCTGATCCTCGCGCCGACCCGCGAACTGGTGAACCAGATCGCTGCCAGCCTGAAGGAATACACCCGCAAGACGCAGCTGAAGATCGGCCTCGTCGTTGGCGGCGCTTCGATCAACAAGCAGCAGATGCAGATGGAACGCGGTGTCGACATTCTCGTTGCAACGCCTGGCCGCCTGCTCGACCTGATCGCCCGTCGCGCCCTGACGCTCGGCCATGTGTCCTACCTCGTCCTCGACGAAGCCGACCAGATGCTCGACCTCGGCTTCGTACACGACCTGCGCAAGATCTCGAAGATGGTCCCGGCCAAGCGCCAGACGCTGCTGTTCTCGGCCACCATGCCGAAGGCCATCGCCGATCTCGCTGCCGACTTCCTGAGCAACCCGGCCCGTGTCGAAGTTTCGCCTCCCGGCAAGGCTGCGGACAAGGTCGAACAGTTCGTTCACTTCGTTTCCGGCCAGAACCACAAGACCGAACTCCTCAAGGAATCGATGAACGCCAACCCGGACGGCCGCGCCATGGTCTTCCTGCGCACCAAGCACGGCGCCGAGAAGCTGATGAAGCATCTCGAGCACGTCGGCTTCGCGGCAGCCTCGATCCACGGCAACAAGAGCCAGGGCCAGCGCGAGCGTGCTCTGAAGTCCTTCAAGGATGGTGAAACCCGCGTTCTCGTCGCCACCGACGTCGCTGCCCGTGGCATCGACATCCCCGGCGTCAGCCACGTCTACAACTACGACCTGCCGGAAGTACCGGATGCCTACGTTCACCGCATCGGCCGTACGGCCCGTGCCGGTCGCGACGGCATTGCCATCGCCTTCTGCGCTCCGGATGAAATCCGTCTTCTGCGCGACATCGAACGCCTGATGTCCATCGACATCCAGGTTGCCAGCGGCGAAGCCCCGGCAGACCGTGCTCGTCCTGCACGTGGTGGCGGCGGCGGCAATCGCTCGGGCGCCGGTGGCAACCGTGGTGGTGGCCAGGGCCAGGGTCGTGGCGCCGGATCGGGCGCTCCCCGCTCCGACGGCCGTCCAGCCCGTCGTCCGCGTCCAGACGGTGATTTCCGCAGCGAAACTCGCGGCGATCGCCCGGCAGTTGCTCGCGAAAACAACCGCAACGCCGACTTCCGTGGCCAGCGCACCGCAGAACGCGCGCCACGCGAGATCGACAACGATCTGGCTTCGACCTCGGATTTCCGCCCAGCCAAGGCGCCGCAGCGTCCTCGGCCCGCCGGCGACAACGGCGCACCACGCAGCCGTCCGCCGCACGGCCGCCCAGCTCACAAGGCTGGCGAAACCCGCGGTCGTCCTGACGGCAACAACGGCCAGGCCCGCAAGCCAGCCGGCGGTCGTCCAGGTCCTCGTCGCGAACAGGCGTAA
- a CDS encoding circularly permuted type 2 ATP-grasp protein: MAFDEMITAGESPRAPYQTYSEWFNNQDRAHLIAKSRDAENIFRKTGITFAVYGHEDSSEKLIPFDIIPRIISGREWRKLAQGIEQRVIALNAFLDDIYHKQEIIRAGRVPRELIEKNIAFIPEMIGFRPPGGVYTHIVGTDIVRTGEDQFYVLEDNARTPSGVSYMLENRETMMQMFPELFHQNKVRPVEDYPNLLRQSLASLAPPGCSGKPRVAVLTPGIFNSAYYEHSFLADMMGVELVEGSDLRVIDGKVKMRTTRGYEAIDVLYRRVDDEYLDPLTFRADSALGIPGIMDVYRAGHITIANAPGTGISDDKAIYSYMPEIVEFYTGRKPLLENVPTWRCSEPDSLKYVLEHLSELVVKEVHGSGGYGMLVGPTSSKKECAEFAEKLKARPNNYIAQPTLSLSTVPIMVNKGIAPRHVDLRPYVLVSDKVQIIPGGLTRVALKEGSLVVNSSQGGGTKDTWVLED, encoded by the coding sequence TTGGCATTTGACGAAATGATAACGGCCGGTGAAAGCCCGCGCGCGCCTTATCAAACTTATTCGGAATGGTTCAACAACCAAGATCGCGCCCATCTGATTGCCAAGTCCCGCGACGCCGAAAACATCTTTCGCAAGACAGGCATAACCTTCGCGGTCTATGGACACGAAGATTCATCGGAAAAGCTGATCCCCTTCGATATTATTCCGCGCATCATCTCCGGCCGGGAATGGCGAAAGCTGGCGCAGGGCATCGAACAGCGCGTCATTGCATTGAATGCCTTCCTCGACGACATCTACCATAAGCAGGAGATCATCCGCGCCGGCCGTGTGCCGCGTGAGTTGATCGAGAAGAACATCGCCTTCATTCCCGAGATGATCGGCTTCCGGCCGCCGGGCGGCGTCTATACCCACATCGTCGGCACCGACATCGTGCGCACCGGCGAAGACCAGTTCTATGTGCTTGAAGACAATGCCCGTACGCCGTCGGGTGTCAGCTACATGCTGGAAAACCGCGAAACCATGATGCAGATGTTTCCAGAGCTGTTCCACCAGAACAAGGTGCGACCGGTCGAGGACTATCCGAACCTGTTGCGCCAGAGCCTTGCGTCGCTGGCACCTCCCGGTTGCTCCGGGAAGCCGCGCGTCGCCGTTCTGACGCCGGGCATCTTCAACTCCGCCTACTACGAGCACTCGTTTCTCGCCGACATGATGGGCGTCGAGCTGGTCGAAGGTTCAGACCTCCGCGTCATCGACGGCAAGGTGAAGATGCGCACGACGCGCGGCTACGAGGCGATCGACGTTCTCTACCGCCGCGTCGATGACGAATACCTCGATCCCCTGACCTTCCGGGCGGACTCGGCGCTCGGCATTCCCGGCATCATGGATGTCTATCGCGCCGGCCACATCACCATCGCCAATGCACCCGGCACCGGCATTTCCGATGACAAGGCGATATACTCCTACATGCCGGAAATCGTCGAATTCTACACCGGCCGCAAGCCGCTTCTGGAGAACGTGCCGACCTGGCGCTGTTCCGAACCTGACAGCCTCAAATATGTGCTCGAACATCTGTCCGAACTGGTGGTCAAGGAAGTCCATGGATCCGGCGGCTACGGCATGCTGGTCGGCCCGACCTCCTCCAAGAAGGAATGCGCCGAGTTCGCCGAGAAGCTGAAAGCCCGGCCCAACAACTATATTGCCCAGCCGACGCTGTCGTTGTCGACCGTTCCAATCATGGTCAACAAGGGAATTGCCCCACGCCACGTCGACCTCCGACCCTACGTGCTGGTGTCCGACAAGGTGCAGATCATTCCCGGCGGACTGACCCGCGTGGCGCTGAAGGAAGGTTCGCTGGTCGTCAACTCCAGCCAGGGCGGCGGCACCAAGGATACCTGGGTATTGGAGGACTGA
- a CDS encoding alpha-E domain-containing protein, giving the protein MLGRTANGLYWMFRYIERAENIARLVDAGMRMSLTRTGAVEDDWDGVLQSAGVRETYNAGHSKLTGADAIDYLLRDRNNPSSVMSCIDAGRNNARMVRTALTRETWEATNECWIDLKALLGKRLKAAEMPEVIDAIKRRAGLIRGAFHGSMLRNELYNFARIGTFIERADNTARILDVKYYVLLPSVSAVGSSLDNVQWESILRSVSAHRSYSWVYDAEYKPSNIADFLILNSQMPRSLAYCYEKIVSNLGYLAREDGERLAAHDTGESIRKMLQTLQIKDIMNNGLHEFLENFVWRNNQLGQEISDGYRFNQ; this is encoded by the coding sequence ATGCTTGGAAGAACCGCCAATGGCCTCTACTGGATGTTCCGTTACATCGAGCGCGCCGAAAACATTGCCCGGCTCGTCGATGCCGGAATGCGCATGTCGCTGACCCGCACGGGCGCGGTCGAAGACGATTGGGACGGCGTGCTGCAAAGCGCCGGCGTCCGCGAAACCTACAACGCCGGTCATTCCAAACTCACCGGTGCTGATGCCATCGACTACCTGTTGCGCGACCGCAACAATCCGTCGAGCGTCATGTCCTGCATCGATGCCGGCCGCAACAATGCCCGCATGGTGCGAACCGCGCTGACACGCGAGACCTGGGAAGCCACCAACGAGTGCTGGATCGACCTCAAGGCACTGCTCGGCAAACGGCTGAAGGCGGCTGAAATGCCCGAAGTCATCGATGCGATAAAGCGTCGCGCCGGACTGATTCGTGGCGCGTTCCACGGCTCCATGCTGCGCAATGAACTTTACAACTTTGCACGTATCGGCACATTCATAGAGCGTGCGGACAACACGGCGCGCATCCTTGACGTCAAATATTATGTGCTGCTGCCATCCGTCTCGGCAGTCGGTTCTTCGCTCGATAACGTCCAGTGGGAATCGATCCTCCGGTCGGTCTCCGCCCATCGCTCCTACAGCTGGGTCTACGACGCGGAATACAAGCCGTCGAATATTGCCGACTTTCTGATCCTCAATAGCCAGATGCCGCGTTCGCTCGCCTATTGCTACGAGAAAATCGTCAGCAATCTCGGCTATCTCGCCCGGGAGGATGGCGAGCGTCTTGCAGCCCATGACACCGGCGAGAGCATCCGCAAGATGCTGCAGACGCTGCAGATCAAGGATATCATGAACAACGGCCTGCACGAGTTTCTCGAGAACTTCGTCTGGCGCAATAATCAGCTCGGCCAGGAAATCTCCGACGGTTATCGTTTCAATCAGTAG
- a CDS encoding transglutaminase family protein: MRLKISHVTEYRYDEPSQFSLQRLRLTPLTGPGQTVIDWSLTVEGAKTEVEYDDQFGNRTNLMSLDGAQDRTRIVATGEIETHELNGVIGLHSGYCPLWLFLRDTPLTKAGKLTKELVRSAAGESEIGRMHALMGVINQTVEYIQGTSDTETTAEQALERKSGVCQDHAHIFIAAAHAMRIPARYVSGYLMMEGITEQTATHAWAEAYMPGLGWIGFDPANDICPDERYVRIATGLSYRDAAPVSGMRIGTPGESLTVKVTVEAEQMQSQSQS; this comes from the coding sequence ATGAGACTGAAGATTAGTCACGTCACGGAATACCGCTACGACGAACCGTCGCAATTCTCGTTGCAGAGGCTGCGGCTGACCCCGCTCACTGGCCCCGGACAGACGGTGATCGACTGGTCGTTGACCGTCGAAGGTGCCAAGACGGAGGTCGAATACGACGACCAGTTCGGCAATCGCACCAACCTGATGTCGCTCGACGGCGCGCAGGATCGCACCCGTATCGTGGCCACCGGAGAGATCGAGACGCATGAATTGAACGGTGTGATCGGTCTCCATTCCGGCTATTGCCCGCTCTGGCTGTTCCTGCGGGACACGCCGCTCACCAAGGCCGGCAAGCTCACCAAGGAGCTTGTTCGCTCGGCAGCCGGCGAAAGCGAGATCGGTCGCATGCACGCGCTGATGGGCGTCATCAACCAGACAGTCGAGTATATCCAGGGCACCAGCGATACCGAGACGACGGCCGAGCAGGCGCTGGAGAGAAAGAGTGGCGTCTGCCAGGACCACGCTCATATCTTTATCGCCGCCGCCCACGCCATGCGCATCCCTGCACGTTATGTGTCGGGCTACCTGATGATGGAAGGGATCACCGAGCAGACTGCGACCCATGCCTGGGCAGAAGCCTACATGCCTGGCCTCGGGTGGATCGGCTTCGACCCGGCAAACGACATCTGCCCGGACGAACGCTATGTCCGGATTGCGACAGGCCTCAGCTACCGCGACGCCGCTCCCGTCTCCGGAATGCGCATAGGCACCCCCGGCGAGAGCCTGACGGTGAAGGTGACAGTCGAAGCAGAACAGATGCAGAGCCAGTCGCAAAGCTGA
- a CDS encoding GcvT family protein produces the protein MAEFPNKAKVVIIGLGGIVGASIVHHLIERGWDDIVGIDKSGVPTDIGSTAHASDFCYATSHDFLSCWTTLYSIDFYEKMGHYARVGGIEVARVGDDSRMDEIKRKVASGKAFGTRAELIGPAEIKAKFPLIEEDLVQGGLWDPDAGLVIPRSQTVAGKLVDQAEASGKLKVFANTSARSLVVENGSIKAVVTDRGTVEADYVVVCAGIWGRLIAEMVGEDLPVMPIDHPLTFFGPYTEFAGTGKEIGWPLMRDQGNSAYMRDTGDPKTAEGGQIEWGYYEETNPRLCHPRELLEKHQTRQSPSQRDLDLEQVLAPLERAMELTPILAELGYNESHSFNGLLQVTSDGGPSMGESQKVRGLWYAVAIWVKDGPGMGKLIADWMTDGRTSIDHHAIDYSRFYPHQMEEQMIWDRCSETATKVYNPAVHPREPFSKGRNVRRSPFWEREKELGGYFMELGGWERAHGYAANEHLLEKYADRVPVRDNEWDNRHFWRVSNAEHLAMSEDCGIVNLSHFAMFDIEGPDHVEMMEWLCAAKIGGDGNIGKGIYTHFLDEEGMVRADFTVIRMTDRCRMIDGADAGPRDFHYMRRVAEDKGFDVTITDVTEKYITIGIWGPNARETLQKVVEDPAALAPENFPFAAIKPLKIGGKNVTAFRISYVGEQGWELHMAYDDGLAVWDALRATGVMAFGVETYANSRRMEKSLRLQNADLLTEYNLLEADLARPKVKEAGFVGKAKHLEYRARDHQPAMLCTLVMTDNVDANGVARYPVGILPVMDPETGETLVDELGRRSFTSSIAYGPTIGKNIALAYLPWSYAEMGRKLSVEYFAETYPVEVAAVGYKPLYDPDNLKPRS, from the coding sequence ATGGCAGAGTTCCCGAACAAGGCGAAGGTCGTTATCATCGGTCTGGGGGGCATCGTCGGCGCCTCGATTGTCCATCACCTGATTGAGCGCGGCTGGGACGACATCGTCGGGATCGACAAATCGGGCGTACCAACCGACATCGGCTCCACTGCCCATGCCTCCGACTTCTGCTACGCCACCAGCCATGATTTCCTGTCCTGCTGGACAACGCTCTATTCCATCGATTTCTACGAGAAAATGGGCCATTACGCCCGCGTCGGCGGCATCGAGGTCGCGCGTGTCGGCGACGACAGCCGCATGGACGAGATCAAGCGCAAGGTCGCCTCAGGCAAGGCTTTCGGCACCCGCGCCGAACTGATCGGGCCGGCTGAGATCAAGGCAAAATTCCCGCTGATCGAAGAAGACCTGGTTCAGGGCGGCCTTTGGGATCCCGATGCCGGCCTCGTCATTCCACGTTCGCAGACCGTCGCCGGCAAGCTGGTCGATCAGGCCGAAGCCTCCGGCAAGCTCAAGGTGTTCGCCAACACTTCCGCGCGTTCACTGGTGGTGGAGAATGGCAGCATCAAGGCCGTCGTCACCGACCGGGGCACCGTTGAGGCCGATTACGTCGTCGTTTGCGCCGGCATCTGGGGTCGCCTGATCGCCGAGATGGTTGGCGAGGATCTGCCGGTCATGCCAATCGACCACCCGCTGACCTTCTTTGGCCCCTATACGGAGTTTGCCGGCACCGGCAAGGAGATCGGCTGGCCGCTGATGCGCGACCAGGGCAACTCCGCCTACATGCGCGACACTGGCGACCCGAAGACAGCCGAAGGTGGCCAGATCGAGTGGGGCTATTACGAGGAAACCAATCCGCGGCTCTGTCATCCCCGCGAGCTGCTCGAAAAGCACCAGACCCGCCAGTCGCCGTCACAGCGCGATCTCGACCTCGAGCAGGTGCTGGCGCCGCTCGAACGCGCCATGGAACTGACGCCGATCCTGGCCGAACTCGGCTACAACGAAAGCCATTCGTTCAACGGCCTGCTGCAGGTGACATCCGATGGCGGTCCGTCCATGGGCGAGAGCCAGAAAGTGCGTGGCCTCTGGTATGCCGTCGCCATCTGGGTCAAGGACGGCCCCGGCATGGGCAAGCTGATCGCCGACTGGATGACTGACGGTCGCACCTCCATCGACCATCACGCCATCGACTATTCGCGCTTCTATCCGCACCAGATGGAAGAGCAGATGATCTGGGATCGCTGCTCGGAAACCGCCACCAAGGTTTACAATCCCGCCGTCCACCCGCGCGAGCCCTTCTCCAAGGGCCGCAATGTCCGCCGTTCGCCCTTCTGGGAGCGCGAGAAGGAACTGGGCGGATACTTCATGGAGCTGGGCGGCTGGGAGCGCGCCCATGGCTATGCCGCCAACGAGCATCTGCTGGAAAAATACGCCGACCGCGTGCCCGTGCGCGACAACGAGTGGGACAACCGCCATTTCTGGCGCGTGTCCAACGCCGAGCACCTGGCGATGAGCGAGGATTGCGGCATCGTCAACCTGTCGCATTTCGCCATGTTCGATATCGAAGGTCCGGATCACGTCGAAATGATGGAATGGCTCTGCGCTGCCAAGATCGGCGGCGATGGCAATATCGGCAAGGGCATTTACACCCACTTCCTCGACGAGGAGGGCATGGTACGCGCCGACTTTACGGTGATCCGCATGACCGATCGCTGCCGGATGATCGACGGCGCCGATGCCGGCCCGCGCGATTTCCACTACATGCGTCGCGTCGCCGAGGACAAGGGTTTCGACGTCACCATTACAGACGTCACCGAAAAGTACATCACCATCGGCATCTGGGGACCGAATGCCCGGGAGACGCTGCAGAAGGTAGTCGAAGATCCTGCCGCCCTCGCCCCGGAAAACTTCCCCTTCGCAGCCATCAAACCGCTGAAGATCGGCGGCAAGAACGTCACGGCGTTCCGCATCTCCTACGTCGGCGAACAGGGCTGGGAGTTGCACATGGCCTATGACGACGGCCTTGCCGTCTGGGATGCCCTGCGCGCAACCGGCGTGATGGCCTTCGGCGTCGAGACCTATGCCAACTCCCGCCGCATGGAGAAAAGCCTGCGCCTGCAGAATGCCGATCTTCTGACGGAGTACAATCTTCTCGAGGCGGACCTTGCTCGCCCGAAGGTCAAGGAAGCCGGTTTCGTCGGCAAGGCGAAGCACCTCGAATACCGCGCCCGAGACCATCAGCCGGCCATGCTCTGCACACTGGTGATGACGGATAACGTCGATGCCAACGGTGTCGCCCGTTACCCGGTCGGCATCCTGCCGGTCATGGATCCGGAAACCGGCGAGACGCTGGTCGATGAACTCGGTCGCCGCTCATTCACCAGTTCCATCGCCTACGGCCCGACAATCGGCAAGAATATCGCGCTTGCCTATCTGCCATGGTCCTATGCCGAGATGGGTCGCAAACTGAGTGTCGAGTATTTTGCCGAGACCTACCCCGTCGAGGTAGCCGCCGTCGGCTATAAGCCGCTTTACGATCCAGACAACCTCAAGCCACGAAGCTGA
- a CDS encoding DUF4112 domain-containing protein translates to MTRTDTGQAMQRHELVSRLRRTHGIARLMDSAIRIPGTGISFGADSVMGLIPGIGDAGGALIGLVIVNEARRLGVSNQLLLKMLGNIGLDTVAGSVPLIGDLFDVYFKSNRRNVQLLLEHFEVEERELFAGRR, encoded by the coding sequence ATGACAAGAACTGACACGGGCCAGGCGATGCAACGTCACGAGTTGGTCAGCCGGCTGCGCCGCACCCACGGCATTGCCCGGCTGATGGACAGCGCCATCCGCATACCCGGCACCGGGATCAGCTTCGGTGCCGACTCGGTTATGGGGCTTATCCCGGGCATCGGCGACGCCGGCGGCGCGCTGATCGGCCTGGTGATTGTCAACGAGGCGAGGCGGCTGGGCGTTTCGAACCAGCTGCTTCTGAAGATGCTGGGCAATATCGGGCTCGATACTGTCGCCGGGAGCGTGCCCTTGATCGGCGATCTCTTTGACGTCTACTTCAAGTCCAACCGGCGCAACGTCCAGCTCCTTCTCGAGCATTTCGAAGTGGAAGAACGCGAGCTGTTCGCCGGCCGGCGGTAG
- a CDS encoding transglutaminase-like domain-containing protein, with protein sequence MTVRYTLGCDLSYEVLEPTTFIFNLEVARLMRHQQLKERLTITPDLKRRTYVVPDINNRYLSIDASPGPLHLSYEAEVTLNVFRADPDTINEMPLSELPLDIVPFLLPSRFVPSDRLSAFASREFGAMPGGHRRVTAICNWIHENIDYRRGASNERTTADESLLLRAGVCRDFAHIGIAFCRALNIPARFLSCYAYGLEPRDFHAVFEAYMDGRWWLFDATRQANLDGLVRIGVGRDAAEIAFASPFGKMEPGPVEITIEHADGSGEKPGRTTDAISTEEPAPNAGAH encoded by the coding sequence ATGACCGTACGCTACACGCTCGGCTGCGACTTGTCGTACGAGGTTCTCGAGCCGACGACGTTCATCTTCAATCTCGAGGTTGCGAGACTGATGCGTCATCAGCAGCTCAAGGAACGCTTGACCATCACCCCGGATCTGAAGCGTCGGACGTATGTGGTTCCCGATATCAACAACCGCTATCTCAGCATCGACGCGTCGCCGGGTCCGCTTCACCTCTCCTACGAGGCTGAGGTGACGCTCAATGTCTTCCGCGCCGACCCGGACACCATCAACGAGATGCCGCTGTCCGAATTGCCGCTCGATATCGTGCCGTTCCTGCTACCGTCCCGGTTCGTGCCCTCCGACCGGCTCTCCGCCTTCGCCAGCCGCGAGTTCGGGGCGATGCCCGGTGGGCACAGACGTGTGACAGCGATCTGCAACTGGATCCATGAGAATATCGATTACCGCCGGGGTGCGTCGAACGAGCGGACGACGGCGGACGAAAGCCTGCTGCTGCGGGCCGGCGTGTGTCGCGATTTCGCGCATATCGGCATCGCCTTCTGCCGCGCGCTGAATATCCCGGCCCGCTTCCTGTCCTGCTATGCCTATGGGCTCGAGCCTCGCGATTTCCATGCTGTTTTCGAGGCCTATATGGATGGCCGCTGGTGGCTGTTCGATGCCACCCGCCAGGCCAATCTCGATGGTCTCGTGCGTATCGGTGTGGGGCGCGATGCGGCTGAAATCGCCTTTGCTTCTCCCTTCGGCAAAATGGAGCCCGGTCCGGTGGAGATCACTATCGAGCATGCGGACGGGTCGGGAGAGAAGCCGGGGCGGACGACGGATGCGATCTCCACGGAAGAGCCGGCGCCGAACGCCGGCGCCCATTGA
- a CDS encoding PRC-barrel domain-containing protein: MKFRSLVAGLTLTLISGAAFAQTSAATGADATMAGPGITMGKMASGPLKYVNIQDTDIVTSKLIGVDIYNKQNDKIGEVSDIVIGGGKSVIGIVASVGGFLGLGESYVVLDPSSVALADDNGTWKAYVDTSKDDLTKAPKLDYSKFKK, translated from the coding sequence ATGAAATTCCGTTCGCTCGTTGCCGGTCTGACGCTCACACTTATCAGTGGTGCAGCCTTTGCTCAGACGTCGGCAGCTACCGGGGCAGATGCCACGATGGCAGGCCCAGGCATCACAATGGGCAAGATGGCTAGCGGCCCCCTGAAGTACGTCAACATTCAGGACACCGACATCGTCACTTCGAAGCTGATCGGCGTCGACATCTACAACAAGCAGAATGACAAGATCGGTGAAGTCTCCGACATCGTCATCGGTGGCGGCAAGTCCGTCATCGGCATCGTCGCCAGCGTCGGGGGCTTCCTCGGCCTCGGCGAAAGCTATGTCGTGCTCGACCCGTCGTCCGTCGCACTTGCCGATGATAACGGCACCTGGAAGGCCTATGTCGACACTTCCAAGGATGATCTGACGAAGGCGCCTAAGCTCGACTACTCCAAGTTCAAGAAATAA
- a CDS encoding SulP family inorganic anion transporter — protein sequence MILSSFSRDWSARPTREMLAGAVATFALIPEVIAFSFAAGVDPQVGLFASFVIGIVIAFTGGRPAMISAAAGSVALVAAPLVHSHGLPYLLAAGLLAGVIQILFGLLRLGVLMRFVSKSVRTGFVNALAILIFSAQMPQVIGAGWATYSVLAAGLALIYLLPRITTAIPSPLICIVVLTVASVMLHLPVKTVADLGQLPDSLPIFAWPSVPLTFETLGIIAGPALAIAMVGLLESMMTASVVDDLTNTPSSKNREATGLGLANAAASLFGGIAGCGMIGQTVSNIKYGGRGRLSTLFAGAFLLILMVLLKPWVSQVPVAALVAIMVMVSIDTFDWSSLRAIVIHPKMSSTVMLATVAVTVATSNLAMGVAVGVLLSGVFFAFKVARLMDVTLEPEAADGQSTFRVTGQVFFASADLFVDAFDVAEFAGKSVVIDVSRAHFWDITAVAALDRVVARFRAQGANVDVRGMNKASSTLVETLDRPSTDNAS from the coding sequence ATGATCCTATCGTCCTTCAGCCGGGACTGGTCTGCCCGTCCCACGCGTGAAATGCTGGCCGGTGCAGTTGCCACCTTTGCCCTCATCCCGGAAGTCATCGCCTTTTCCTTCGCAGCGGGCGTCGATCCGCAGGTCGGCCTGTTTGCCTCCTTCGTCATCGGCATCGTCATTGCCTTTACCGGCGGCCGCCCCGCGATGATCTCGGCTGCGGCAGGCTCCGTCGCCCTCGTGGCGGCTCCGCTGGTCCACAGCCACGGTCTTCCCTACCTTCTCGCCGCCGGACTGCTCGCCGGCGTAATCCAGATCCTCTTCGGCCTTCTCCGCCTTGGCGTGCTCATGCGCTTCGTCTCGAAGTCTGTTCGGACGGGCTTTGTCAACGCCCTTGCGATCCTGATATTCTCGGCGCAGATGCCGCAGGTCATCGGTGCCGGATGGGCAACCTATTCGGTGCTTGCCGCAGGCCTTGCGCTCATCTACCTGCTGCCCCGCATAACCACGGCTATCCCCTCGCCGCTGATCTGCATCGTCGTTTTGACAGTCGCGTCGGTGATGCTGCACCTGCCGGTGAAGACCGTCGCCGATCTCGGACAACTGCCCGACAGCCTCCCGATCTTTGCCTGGCCCTCCGTCCCGTTGACGTTCGAAACCCTCGGCATCATCGCCGGCCCGGCGCTTGCCATTGCCATGGTCGGGCTGCTGGAATCGATGATGACCGCCAGCGTTGTCGATGACCTCACCAATACGCCGAGTTCCAAGAACCGTGAAGCCACCGGTCTCGGCCTGGCCAACGCGGCCGCCAGCCTGTTTGGCGGCATCGCCGGCTGCGGCATGATCGGCCAGACGGTGAGCAACATAAAATATGGCGGACGTGGCCGCCTGTCGACGCTGTTTGCAGGCGCATTCCTGCTCATACTCATGGTGCTGCTGAAGCCATGGGTATCGCAGGTACCGGTTGCCGCGCTGGTGGCGATCATGGTCATGGTCTCGATCGACACATTCGACTGGTCCTCGCTCAGGGCCATCGTCATCCATCCGAAAATGTCGAGCACAGTGATGCTGGCAACCGTTGCCGTGACTGTCGCCACGTCGAACCTGGCGATGGGCGTCGCAGTCGGCGTGCTCCTCAGCGGCGTGTTCTTCGCCTTCAAAGTGGCGCGACTGATGGACGTGACGCTGGAACCGGAAGCGGCTGACGGTCAATCCACCTTCCGTGTGACGGGACAGGTGTTCTTCGCCTCGGCCGACCTTTTCGTCGACGCCTTCGACGTCGCGGAGTTTGCCGGCAAGTCGGTCGTCATAGACGTGTCGCGAGCACATTTCTGGGACATCACCGCCGTCGCGGCGCTGGACCGGGTGGTTGCCCGCTTCAGGGCGCAAGGCGCGAACGTCGATGTCCGCGGCATGAACAAGGCCAGTTCGACGCTGGTCGAAACGCTCGACCGACCATCGACCGACAACGCCTCGTGA